Genomic window (Pseudomonadota bacterium):
CCCCGCCCACAAACAGAAAGAGAAGAAATGCAGCGCACAAAATAACAAATATTATTCTTTATTAATTTTATCCTCCCCAGAACATATATTCTGGGGAAAATCTCTTTTAGAGAGCAAAATAAAAAGTTTAAACAGCCAAAAAAACCCTTTCACAAAGTATGTCGAAAACCTTCTATCTCCCCATTATTGGTTTTCAAAAAAATGACGGAACTCGGCTTTTTCTATAACTGTCATCTCTGATAAATTTCTTTGAATTTGGTTTAAATAATCTTTTAGGGACAAAAACTCCTTATCAAGAGAGGAAGGATCTAAAAAATCACTTCCAAGAGGTTCGAAGAAAGTCTCCGGGCTAAAGGAATTCCATGTAGAGTAAGAAGAAGTACCCATACCAGGATTGGTTCTGTTGTAACCCTTCTTTATCATATCTTTAATCATCTTAGTTATAAGCTGAACATCTCTTGGAACATCAGACCTGAAATAGTTTTCTCTAACATCCGTCAACAATAAGAAAAGATTTCTAAATATAGTGACCATTTCTTTAATCTGTTTATTTTCGTCATCCGACTTATCCGATTTCAAGAAAATCAGCTGTCGTTGTGGTTTTGGAGATTTAAAATTCTGAAAGAGGTCTCTTAAAAAAGAAGTTCGATGTGCAAAAAACGTTCTATAAAACCCAATAAGATATTGAATCATATCTATTTCTGCTTTTTCTTTTGGGCCCTCAAAAACCAATCGAGCATCCACAGAAAGATCATTGTCTACTTTATTCAAAATAAGGAGGAATCTTTCATTCAGAGCTAATTCCATTCCAATGGTTGATTTAAGTAGATCCTTTAGATCATCATACCTCGAAGGATTTTCTATATACTTCCTTAAAAATACCTTTGTGTTCTGGTCCTGAAATCTTAAAAACATTTCAGCAACCATAGGTTGTGCTGGACTCACATATTGGGCACCCACAAGTTTTAAAACTGGAGAAGAGGCCCCCTGTTGTAATTGCCTTCCATGTCCTAATGAAACAAGAGCAAAAAGATGAGCATCAGAAGAAGATGCGTCAGCTCTATCATCTTTTTCAGAGTCTGCGGCAGCCTTCCTGTCAATAGGCTTGTCTCTTTCTTGCTCTTGACGTGTTGATGGCGCTGTCGCAGATGTTTCAGAAGAATCTGAGGTTTGATTCTGTCTTGTCACGAGATGTTCTGCAAGCATCTTATAGGCATCTCTCTCCCCTCGAACAGCAGCATGCAATTCAGATATCAATTGAGCCCTATCCTCAAAAGGAGAAAATTTCATGCTTTCTTGCAATTCTGTAAATTCACCAAGTATCTGAAGGTAGGTAGAACGAATGTCGCCGAACAACTCATCGTTTTCTTTTTTTCTTTCTTTAAAAGCAGGGTATTTTAGGTCACCAAGCACAGAGCCTCTTTCCTTTAAAGACATGAGAGCATCTGATAAGGCTTTTAATTGTAAATCTGTTTGAGCTTCTTTTTCAGTCTCTTGTCTTAATGCCTTAAGGGCGAGTAGTCTTCCTTCAGAACAATCAGTCATAATATTAATATGCTGCTCTAGACCCCGTATTTTCGTTTGGCATAAATTTACTTTGTTCATAAATGCGACATAATCAGGATCTTCAGACTCCATTGCAAAAAGAGGAAAGAAAACCCCTTGAAAAATTAAATAAAGAAAAAACGCTAATAAATATTTTTTCATAAAATACCCCTCTAAAATTATCCTAAAAGACCTTAAAAATAGTGCTTTAAATTAAATAGAAGAAAACATAGATTTGAGAATCTTCTCCTGTATGTAAATAGATTAACCCATATCCGTCAAGACGCTAAATTAAAAAAATAAAAAACCTCCCTAAAGAGGGAGGTTTTTAAGAAACACTTTTTTGGGTCTAACGTTTTGAGAATTGGAAACGGCGACGGGCTTTTTTACGACCATATTTCTTACGTTCAACCACACGTGAGTCACGTGTTAAAAACCCATTTGCCTTCAGGATTCCGCGTAAATCGGGTTCAAAGTGAGCGAGCGCCTTAGAAATTCCGTGTCGAACGGCACCTGCTTGTCCAAAAAGACCACCACCACTCACATAGCAAACAACATCATACTGACCTGTGCGCGCTACAACATCAAGGGGTTGGTGAATAAGCATACGTAAAACAGGGCGCGCAAAATAAACTGTTAAATCACGGTCATTGATCGTAATTTTGCCTTTACCAGGTTTAATCCAAACACGTGCAATCGCATTCTTTCTCTTTCCTGTTGCATAGGCACGACCTTGAGCATCCAGCTTTTGAACATAAACAATTTTCTTTTCAGTTTCCACGACTTCAACTTCGGAAACAATCTCTTTCAAATCTGTAAGATCTGCTTTTGATTTCGCCATTTATTTAATCCTCTTATTTTTTGGATTGCGATCAGCAATATTAAGGGGGACAGGAGTTTGGGCTTCATGGGGATGATTTGCCCCGCCATATACAAAAAGATTTTTAAGCTGACGCCGCCCTAAAGGACCTTTTGGTATCATACGTTCAACGGCTTTTAAAATCACGCGTTCTGGATGTGCACTTTCTAAGATTTCTTTCATTGTGC
Coding sequences:
- the rpsI gene encoding 30S ribosomal protein S9 gives rise to the protein MAKSKADLTDLKEIVSEVEVVETEKKIVYVQKLDAQGRAYATGKRKNAIARVWIKPGKGKITINDRDLTVYFARPVLRMLIHQPLDVVARTGQYDVVCYVSGGGLFGQAGAVRHGISKALAHFEPDLRGILKANGFLTRDSRVVERKKYGRKKARRRFQFSKR